One segment of Pseudobythopirellula maris DNA contains the following:
- a CDS encoding PEP-CTERM sorting domain-containing protein: MNVTLTTAQLLLVAAATAIAPAALAAPLVVDDFESYTAGDLDVVATPAWTAEYAGLSQIASAAGNQYIVNAGDSDWSHSYRSLGASVTQQAVLSFDIYVEDDVEIDHAFGLTDSSEAVDWYGDYGPYVRVTPDGPGAAGIAGLDVRDGGGFVDDIAQITTGVWHNVKLAVDTAGGGSFDVYLNDAPVYSGAGFRRGYGAPLENFLLMAGQNTSPLVRVDNVTIDVIPEPASLMIGFVGLAAIAAGRRRD, encoded by the coding sequence ATGAACGTCACACTCACCACTGCCCAGCTGCTGCTCGTCGCGGCCGCGACGGCGATCGCGCCGGCGGCGCTCGCCGCGCCGCTCGTCGTCGACGACTTTGAGAGCTACACCGCAGGCGACCTCGACGTGGTCGCCACCCCCGCCTGGACCGCCGAGTACGCCGGCCTGAGCCAAATCGCCTCGGCGGCGGGCAATCAATACATCGTTAACGCGGGCGATAGCGACTGGTCGCACAGCTACCGCTCGCTCGGCGCCTCGGTCACGCAGCAGGCGGTCCTGTCGTTTGACATCTACGTGGAGGACGACGTTGAGATCGACCACGCCTTCGGCCTGACCGACAGCTCAGAAGCGGTCGACTGGTACGGCGACTACGGCCCCTACGTGCGTGTGACGCCTGACGGCCCGGGCGCCGCGGGGATCGCTGGCCTCGACGTCCGCGACGGCGGCGGCTTTGTCGACGACATCGCCCAGATCACCACGGGAGTGTGGCACAACGTGAAGCTCGCAGTCGACACCGCGGGCGGCGGCTCGTTCGACGTCTACCTGAACGACGCACCGGTCTACTCCGGCGCCGGGTTCCGCCGCGGCTACGGCGCCCCGCTGGAGAACTTCCTGCTGATGGCCGGGCAAAACACGTCGCCCCTCGTGCGGGTCGACAACGTGACGATCGACGTGATCCCCGAACCCGCTTCGCTGATGATCGGGTTCGTTGGCTTGGCGGCGATCGCGGCCGGGCGTCGCCGCGACTGA
- a CDS encoding DUF1559 family PulG-like putative transporter: MRPKHDPRTPSPEPRRINCGFTLVELLVVIAIIGILVALLLPAVQAAREAARRNQCKSQLKQLALGSLNHHDVQGFFQSGGWGWGYVGDPDFGFGEDQPGGWVFSTLPFVEEQQLYDLSGNGAIHDATGRRPDRTQLEFATEVVQSIVSITNCPTRRQPILYPRNDGAGTLRNARTPLDTSRMDYAMNSGHAYNEFPDGSAFQAGPATYASADINTYNAQVDQELKREGPNGSPLYSGISFGRSEISLRKITDGTSHTYLIGEKALPVANYSNGADRGDNETWCTGFNNDNFRKTGRLVGGEIVEATPVSDTNTAAENHGRFGSAHPGVWLAALCDGSVHAVSFDIDWQIHRDLGNRTDGNVASIDQL, from the coding sequence ATGAGACCTAAGCATGACCCCCGCACGCCGTCGCCCGAGCCCCGGCGAATCAATTGCGGCTTCACGCTGGTTGAATTGCTCGTCGTGATCGCGATCATCGGCATTTTAGTGGCGTTGCTGCTGCCCGCAGTGCAGGCCGCCCGTGAAGCGGCGCGTCGCAACCAGTGCAAGAGCCAGCTGAAGCAACTAGCATTGGGGTCGCTCAACCATCACGACGTGCAGGGCTTTTTCCAGTCGGGCGGCTGGGGCTGGGGCTACGTGGGCGACCCCGACTTCGGATTCGGCGAAGATCAGCCCGGCGGCTGGGTCTTCAGCACGCTTCCTTTCGTTGAGGAGCAGCAACTCTACGACCTCAGCGGCAACGGCGCAATCCACGACGCCACGGGGAGACGGCCCGACCGTACGCAGCTCGAATTCGCCACCGAAGTGGTTCAGTCGATCGTGTCGATCACGAATTGCCCCACCCGACGCCAGCCGATTCTCTACCCTCGCAACGACGGCGCCGGCACGCTCCGCAACGCGAGAACGCCGCTCGATACCTCGCGGATGGACTACGCCATGAACTCGGGGCACGCTTACAACGAGTTCCCCGATGGGTCCGCTTTCCAAGCGGGGCCGGCAACCTACGCAAGCGCTGATATCAATACCTACAATGCCCAGGTAGACCAGGAGCTTAAGCGAGAAGGGCCCAACGGCAGCCCGCTCTATTCGGGCATCTCCTTCGGACGCAGCGAAATAAGCCTGCGAAAAATCACCGACGGGACCTCGCACACCTATCTGATCGGCGAGAAGGCCCTGCCCGTGGCCAACTACTCCAACGGCGCCGACCGGGGCGACAACGAGACCTGGTGCACAGGCTTTAACAACGACAACTTCCGCAAGACGGGCCGCCTGGTTGGGGGAGAGATCGTCGAGGCGACACCGGTTTCCGACACCAACACAGCCGCCGAAAACCACGGCCGTTTCGGCTCCGCCCACCCGGGAGTCTGGCTCGCAGCCCTCTGCGATGGCAGCGTCCACGCCGTGAGCTTCGACATCGACTGGCAAATCCACCGCGACCTAGGAAACCGCACCGATGGCAACGTCGCCTCGATCGATCAGCTCTAA
- a CDS encoding glycosyl hydrolase, whose protein sequence is MSIRPLTAVLAALLVFATAACPAQIVSSKRGFADVNPGSNELQTLNAGWYYRWGPDKPSSAAGSSAQFVPMIWGGFQANTSTINNILNQDGVEWVLGFNEPERPDQANMSVSQAISSWQTLSSGFSGTGVKLISPGVSDTGEGQAWLADFMGQANSQGLKVDGVAFHWYGASTPNDPIGAANSFISRVDSYHNSYGLPVWITEFAMHDWGGNYSDQEMRAANAIFLDNVVPRLESRSYVGGYSFYNWFGDSTLIEGNPLSPTNVGLPYVGAIRNGEVFDLAGQDLGDNIAYLAGGELTRGGSAPGVVRRIDALSGANKISGSVDWGLAPGERADVRSGASLRKTGINRVTFDRIRLTNDGVIEVAEGELLLHDGPRVTGDGRFVIGPGGKLTFDGSTPSAGGVLSYPVELRGGVLASPVAGGVVAADGSLLSGHGRVEGDLTAIVGSTIRVGAAGLSAPGWFTIEDFDSYAPGNVRDVASPPWTAHENTSLADIESVGGDNALSYGWSQEFRGASRGLGDGGAVEEDDTATVFFRFRSKTDDPDHSLGLGDQATTGGVQFGDYETQIRLLDDPSATGTFLIDARNGGAFTAPLATGLATDEWHNVWMVIDQATDQYDVYLSTGEADAVKLNATPLAFRNGADSALDSFLALAGGSPIDNGALVDDIVYLHGENLTNPLLGGDPGVVVLPKTLTVEGDFVLQSGAVLELDLFDAASHDVLAITGELAAGGMLRVSLDPGAPGLGEGEEIDLLDFTTWSGGFDTIELPGLAHGLVWDASRLATDGVLAVAEGLTGDYNGNGVVDAADFTVWRDSLGQTDLIPMSGADGDGDGQVTQADYALWVANFGAVLDGGAAAIPEPTSLALVLLAASLLTRGRRRQL, encoded by the coding sequence ATGAGCATCCGACCCCTCACCGCCGTGCTAGCCGCGCTGCTCGTGTTCGCCACGGCGGCGTGCCCCGCGCAGATCGTGTCGTCGAAGCGCGGCTTCGCCGACGTAAACCCGGGTAGCAACGAGCTCCAAACGCTCAACGCCGGCTGGTACTACCGCTGGGGCCCCGACAAGCCCTCCAGCGCAGCGGGCTCCAGCGCCCAATTCGTGCCGATGATCTGGGGCGGATTCCAAGCGAACACCTCGACGATCAACAACATCCTCAACCAGGATGGCGTGGAGTGGGTCCTCGGGTTCAACGAGCCGGAACGCCCCGACCAGGCGAACATGAGCGTCTCGCAGGCGATCTCGTCCTGGCAAACGCTGTCGAGCGGCTTCTCCGGCACGGGCGTCAAACTGATCAGCCCCGGCGTGTCGGACACCGGCGAAGGGCAGGCGTGGCTCGCCGACTTCATGGGACAGGCCAACTCCCAGGGGCTGAAAGTCGACGGCGTGGCGTTCCACTGGTATGGCGCGAGCACGCCGAACGACCCGATCGGCGCCGCCAACAGCTTCATCAGCCGCGTCGACTCTTACCACAACAGCTACGGCCTGCCGGTCTGGATCACCGAGTTCGCGATGCACGACTGGGGCGGCAACTACAGCGACCAAGAGATGCGCGCCGCCAATGCGATCTTTCTCGACAACGTGGTCCCACGGCTCGAGAGCCGCAGCTACGTGGGCGGCTACTCCTTTTACAACTGGTTCGGCGATTCGACCCTGATCGAGGGCAACCCGCTATCGCCCACGAACGTGGGGCTTCCCTACGTCGGGGCGATCCGGAACGGCGAGGTCTTCGACCTCGCCGGGCAGGACCTCGGCGACAACATCGCCTACCTCGCCGGCGGCGAACTCACCAGAGGGGGCTCGGCGCCCGGGGTCGTGCGACGCATCGACGCCCTGTCGGGCGCCAACAAGATCAGCGGCTCGGTCGACTGGGGGCTCGCTCCCGGCGAACGGGCCGACGTGCGCAGCGGCGCTTCGTTGCGCAAGACCGGCATCAACCGCGTGACGTTCGACCGGATCCGGCTGACGAACGACGGGGTCATCGAGGTCGCCGAGGGCGAGCTGCTCCTGCACGACGGCCCGCGGGTGACCGGCGACGGCCGGTTCGTCATCGGCCCCGGCGGCAAGCTCACCTTCGACGGCTCGACCCCCAGCGCGGGCGGAGTGCTTTCGTACCCCGTCGAGCTGCGCGGCGGGGTGCTCGCCTCGCCGGTGGCCGGCGGTGTGGTCGCCGCCGACGGGTCGCTGCTCTCGGGGCACGGCCGCGTGGAGGGCGATTTGACGGCCATCGTGGGCTCGACGATCCGGGTCGGCGCCGCCGGGCTATCAGCGCCAGGATGGTTCACGATCGAGGATTTTGACTCGTACGCCCCGGGCAACGTGCGCGACGTTGCCAGCCCCCCCTGGACCGCCCACGAGAACACCAGCCTCGCCGACATCGAGTCTGTCGGCGGCGACAACGCCCTCTCCTACGGGTGGTCGCAAGAATTCCGCGGCGCCTCGCGCGGCCTCGGCGACGGCGGCGCCGTTGAAGAGGACGACACGGCGACGGTCTTCTTCCGCTTCCGCTCCAAGACCGACGACCCCGACCACAGCCTCGGCCTCGGTGATCAGGCGACCACCGGCGGCGTGCAGTTCGGCGACTACGAGACGCAGATCCGTCTGCTCGACGACCCTTCGGCCACCGGCACGTTCCTGATCGACGCCCGCAACGGCGGCGCCTTCACCGCCCCGCTCGCCACGGGGCTAGCCACCGACGAGTGGCACAACGTGTGGATGGTGATCGACCAAGCGACGGACCAGTACGACGTGTACCTCTCGACCGGCGAAGCCGACGCGGTGAAGCTCAACGCCACGCCGCTCGCCTTCCGCAACGGCGCCGACTCGGCGCTCGACTCGTTCTTGGCTCTGGCGGGGGGCTCGCCAATCGACAACGGCGCGTTGGTCGATGACATCGTTTACCTGCATGGCGAGAACCTGACGAACCCGCTGCTGGGCGGCGACCCCGGCGTCGTTGTGCTGCCGAAAACGCTGACCGTTGAGGGCGATTTCGTCCTCCAGAGCGGCGCCGTGCTGGAGCTCGACCTGTTCGACGCGGCCTCGCACGACGTTCTGGCGATCACCGGAGAGTTGGCCGCGGGGGGCATGCTGCGGGTCAGCCTCGACCCCGGCGCCCCCGGCCTCGGCGAAGGCGAGGAGATCGACCTGCTCGATTTCACCACCTGGAGCGGCGGCTTCGACACGATCGAACTCCCGGGGCTCGCTCACGGTTTGGTGTGGGACGCTTCGCGGCTCGCCACCGACGGGGTGCTCGCAGTCGCCGAGGGCCTCACGGGCGACTACAACGGCAACGGCGTTGTCGACGCGGCCGACTTCACCGTATGGCGCGACTCGCTCGGCCAAACCGATCTCATTCCAATGAGCGGCGCCGACGGCGATGGCGACGGCCAAGTCACCCAAGCCGACTACGCCCTGTGGGTCGCCAATTTCGGCGCCGTGCTCGACGGGGGAGCAGCCGCGATTCCCGAGCCAACCAGCTTAGCCCTCGTTCTGCTGGCCGCTTCGCTGCTCACACGGGGGCGTCGCCGGCAGCTCTAG
- a CDS encoding PQQ-dependent sugar dehydrogenase: MSAPITHQRRSATPLLSFACLLIVAATVQAQIPGSITKQGLRVELDDFTQMPATAGTVGGKGDHSPNATARINFFRESPDGRLWVNDLRGQIYTLDEAGAPQLFVDVDAANGGPSSIFPAMTTTGGLAAGLIGFEFHPEFESNGLMYTIHGERASNANATPHFSTVDQRTGFHPVNYHTVITEWELPDPDAGVWNEAAGARREVLRVGTTADSYFHPFGDIQFNPTSEPGDDDYGLMYVSGGDWGYINGAGAPQGSPTEGQPGQLQRTDTLAGTMIRIDPRSPSVTGGQAGLGDYTIPSDNPFVDGDPQTFDEIFAFGFRNGHRMAWDEDGTQYVSSVGHANIEEIERIVPGGNYGWALREGTFVNGNDIANGGNGDADRVFANNVPDALDVDFRGEEFLYPVAQYDHGDGNAIAGGFVYRGSAIPQLYGKFVFGDIVNGRLFAADADLMKTIDLTDPTTTADIEEIQLFVTDNQGSQTDVNLRGDILPGRVDLRYGVDAEGEIYILTKTDGAIRRLVGSAALRLLVDRGAGTVSLVNGSDTPVEIDGYSLLSQLGALDPSDGAWNSLSEQGQSGWDQAAPTANALSELNPLGSLTLTGGQSIDLGAIFKPVQLAFGENAEELVFEYTSPNGSQFNGAVVYTGEGLTNNLLLTVDPATGVATLVNASQFDVDVEGYTIHSESGSLLTADGDWASLQDQGETEWDEAGPTPFALSELVPEGVSTLEAGEAYNLGKILSTSGALDLRLEFLREGLAASQEGVVRYLLAGDYNNNGVVDAADFTVWRDSLGGSGVLADATGPDLAGVPDGVVDTHDYDYWVTHFGNTLPALAEAVPEPATAWLVGLLTLAWATQGRDRRPTK, from the coding sequence GTGAGCGCACCGATAACGCACCAACGAAGATCCGCCACCCCGCTACTCTCTTTTGCCTGTTTGCTGATCGTCGCCGCGACCGTCCAGGCGCAGATCCCCGGTTCGATCACCAAGCAAGGCTTGCGGGTTGAGCTCGACGACTTCACGCAGATGCCCGCCACAGCGGGCACCGTGGGCGGCAAGGGCGATCACTCGCCCAACGCGACCGCCAGGATCAACTTCTTCCGCGAATCGCCCGACGGGCGGCTCTGGGTGAACGACCTCCGCGGCCAGATCTACACGCTGGACGAGGCGGGCGCGCCGCAGCTGTTTGTCGACGTCGACGCCGCCAACGGCGGACCGTCGTCGATCTTCCCTGCGATGACCACGACCGGCGGTCTGGCCGCCGGCCTCATCGGCTTCGAATTCCACCCGGAGTTTGAGTCGAACGGGCTGATGTACACGATCCACGGCGAGCGGGCGTCGAACGCCAACGCCACGCCCCACTTCAGCACCGTCGATCAGCGCACGGGATTCCACCCCGTGAACTACCACACCGTGATCACCGAGTGGGAGCTGCCCGACCCAGACGCGGGAGTCTGGAACGAGGCGGCCGGCGCGCGGCGCGAGGTGCTGCGTGTCGGCACGACCGCCGACTCCTACTTCCACCCGTTCGGCGACATCCAGTTCAACCCGACCTCCGAGCCGGGCGACGACGACTACGGGCTGATGTACGTCTCGGGCGGCGACTGGGGCTACATCAACGGCGCGGGCGCCCCGCAAGGCAGCCCGACCGAGGGCCAGCCGGGACAACTGCAGCGGACCGACACCCTGGCCGGCACGATGATCCGCATCGACCCGCGGAGCCCCTCGGTGACCGGCGGCCAAGCGGGCCTCGGCGATTACACCATCCCCTCGGACAACCCGTTCGTCGACGGCGACCCCCAGACGTTCGACGAGATCTTCGCCTTCGGCTTCCGCAACGGTCACCGCATGGCCTGGGACGAAGACGGCACGCAGTACGTCTCGAGCGTGGGGCACGCCAACATCGAAGAGATCGAGCGGATCGTGCCGGGCGGCAATTACGGCTGGGCTCTGAGAGAGGGGACCTTCGTCAACGGCAACGACATCGCCAACGGCGGCAACGGCGACGCCGACCGGGTCTTCGCCAACAACGTGCCGGACGCGCTCGACGTCGATTTCCGCGGCGAGGAGTTCCTCTACCCGGTCGCCCAGTACGACCACGGCGACGGCAACGCCATCGCCGGCGGGTTTGTCTATCGCGGATCGGCGATCCCTCAGCTGTACGGCAAGTTCGTGTTCGGCGACATCGTCAACGGCCGGCTCTTCGCCGCCGACGCCGACCTGATGAAGACGATAGACCTGACGGACCCGACAACCACAGCCGACATCGAGGAGATCCAGCTCTTCGTCACCGACAACCAAGGTTCGCAGACCGACGTGAACCTGCGCGGCGACATCCTGCCGGGGCGTGTCGACCTGCGGTACGGCGTCGACGCCGAGGGGGAGATCTACATCCTCACGAAGACCGACGGCGCGATCCGCCGGCTCGTTGGCAGCGCCGCTTTGCGGCTTTTGGTGGACCGCGGGGCCGGAACGGTGAGCCTGGTGAACGGCTCGGACACGCCGGTCGAGATCGACGGCTACTCCTTGCTATCGCAGTTGGGAGCGCTCGACCCGAGCGACGGCGCTTGGAATAGTTTGTCCGAGCAGGGACAGTCGGGCTGGGACCAGGCGGCGCCGACCGCCAACGCGTTGAGCGAACTGAACCCGCTCGGATCGCTCACCCTAACGGGCGGTCAAAGCATCGATCTCGGCGCGATCTTCAAGCCCGTGCAGCTCGCGTTCGGCGAGAACGCCGAGGAGCTGGTTTTCGAGTACACCTCGCCCAACGGGTCGCAATTCAATGGCGCGGTGGTGTACACGGGCGAAGGGCTCACGAACAACCTGCTGCTCACCGTCGACCCGGCCACCGGCGTGGCGACGCTCGTGAATGCCTCGCAGTTCGATGTCGACGTGGAAGGCTACACGATTCACTCCGAATCGGGCTCGCTGCTCACGGCCGACGGCGACTGGGCCAGCCTCCAGGACCAAGGCGAAACCGAGTGGGACGAAGCGGGCCCCACGCCCTTCGCGCTCTCCGAACTGGTCCCCGAAGGCGTTTCGACGCTCGAGGCGGGCGAGGCGTACAACCTCGGTAAGATCCTCTCGACCTCCGGCGCGCTCGACCTCCGCCTGGAGTTCTTGCGAGAGGGCCTCGCCGCGTCGCAGGAGGGCGTGGTCCGGTATCTCTTGGCGGGCGACTACAACAACAACGGCGTCGTCGACGCGGCCGACTTTACCGTGTGGCGCGACTCGCTCGGTGGTTCAGGCGTGCTCGCCGACGCCACGGGGCCCGACCTGGCGGGGGTGCCCGACGGGGTGGTCGACACGCATGACTACGACTACTGGGTCACTCACTTCGGAAACACGCTGCCAGCGTTGGCCGAGGCGGTTCCCGAGCCCGCCACCGCGTGGCTCGTCGGCTTGCTGACGCTCGCTTGGGCCACGCAAGGCCGCGACCGCCGGCCGACTAAATAA
- a CDS encoding PEP-CTERM sorting domain-containing protein (PEP-CTERM proteins occur, often in large numbers, in the proteomes of bacteria that also encode an exosortase, a predicted intramembrane cysteine proteinase. The presence of a PEP-CTERM domain at a protein's C-terminus predicts cleavage within the sorting domain, followed by covalent anchoring to some some component of the (usually Gram-negative) cell surface. Many PEP-CTERM proteins exhibit an unusual sequence composition that includes large numbers of potential glycosylation sites. Expression of one such protein has been shown restore the ability of a bacterium to form floc, a type of biofilm.), translating to MPKPQAFSASRLRLLITTTALLVATNAQAFDVFWTGGVGSWTSGGNWDAQAEPDSFFEDVPIINNGGTATLSTSAIGAAGLVLGQSAGDSGTVIIQPGGDLELIDTPGAASLVPPDGIANIGLAGQALLEVHGGGSFSSTSIDINALGALRVGTAGAGGATVASTGSLFNDGVLEVRGAGHAFTVATNASLEGNSVFVPHLTSSVHSAIGVTGNAALGGVLRPMATGVVPAVGDSWDLIDAETISGGFANTDFSALPALSGGRVYRASVEAGGSGQVLRLGVDQSLTLRVDWSTKEVTLMNQGTDPVTLDGYSVASIQGSLNAASFNGLDDQNVGGADAWQEANPTANSLNELNPLGSLSIAGGQDYLLGEVFAPALSLPFGASPEDIGFEYSTPTGELLSGIVEYVGERDTNNLRLTVDPSTGQAQLRNDGGVPIALDGYSILSGTGSLLTSWQSLDDQNVDGANAWNEAAPTANEVSELNPAASTTITPNQGHDLGVLWDTSGARDLQLVFSLLGEATPRTGAVIFGDLPELSDGLWGDYNGNGVVDAADFTVWRDHLNDPDESALNGNGNGGGVDMSDYDFWVSHFGETNLLPASLSHSASVPEPTGLTLLALALGASGLSRRQPRGRPRREEK from the coding sequence ATGCCTAAACCCCAGGCTTTCAGCGCAAGTCGCCTCCGGCTTCTGATCACCACGACCGCACTGCTCGTCGCCACAAACGCCCAAGCCTTCGACGTGTTCTGGACCGGCGGCGTCGGCTCCTGGACCTCCGGGGGCAATTGGGACGCCCAGGCCGAACCCGACTCCTTCTTCGAAGACGTGCCGATCATCAACAACGGCGGCACGGCGACGCTCAGCACCTCGGCGATCGGCGCCGCCGGATTGGTGCTCGGCCAATCGGCGGGCGACTCGGGCACGGTGATCATCCAGCCGGGCGGCGACCTGGAATTGATCGACACGCCGGGAGCGGCGTCGCTCGTCCCGCCGGACGGCATCGCCAACATCGGCCTCGCCGGCCAAGCCTTGCTCGAGGTTCACGGCGGCGGGTCGTTCAGCTCCACCTCGATCGACATCAACGCCTTGGGCGCTCTGCGCGTGGGGACCGCCGGGGCGGGCGGCGCCACGGTCGCCTCGACAGGCTCGCTGTTCAACGACGGCGTCCTCGAGGTTCGCGGCGCGGGCCACGCCTTCACGGTCGCCACCAACGCCTCGCTCGAGGGCAACAGCGTCTTCGTACCGCACCTCACTTCAAGCGTGCACTCCGCCATCGGCGTGACGGGCAACGCCGCTCTGGGTGGCGTGCTGCGGCCCATGGCGACCGGCGTTGTCCCGGCGGTTGGCGACAGCTGGGACCTGATCGACGCGGAGACGATTTCGGGCGGCTTTGCCAATACCGATTTCAGCGCCTTGCCCGCCCTCTCTGGTGGACGCGTTTATCGGGCGAGTGTCGAGGCGGGAGGTTCCGGCCAGGTGCTGCGGCTCGGCGTCGACCAGTCGCTCACGCTCCGCGTCGACTGGAGCACCAAAGAGGTCACTCTCATGAACCAAGGGACCGACCCGGTCACGCTCGATGGCTACTCGGTCGCGTCGATCCAAGGGAGCCTCAACGCCGCGAGTTTCAACGGCCTCGACGACCAGAACGTCGGCGGCGCCGACGCTTGGCAAGAGGCCAACCCCACAGCCAACTCGCTCAACGAGCTCAACCCGCTCGGCAGCCTCTCGATCGCGGGGGGGCAAGACTATCTGCTCGGCGAGGTGTTCGCTCCCGCCCTTTCCCTGCCGTTTGGCGCCTCGCCCGAAGACATCGGGTTTGAGTACTCGACCCCCACGGGCGAGCTCCTCTCGGGCATCGTGGAGTACGTTGGCGAACGCGACACGAACAACCTGCGGCTCACGGTCGACCCCTCAACCGGCCAGGCCCAGCTCCGCAACGACGGCGGGGTTCCGATCGCCCTGGACGGCTACTCGATCCTCTCGGGCACCGGGTCGCTGCTGACCTCGTGGCAGAGCCTCGACGACCAGAACGTCGACGGGGCGAACGCCTGGAACGAGGCGGCGCCGACCGCCAACGAGGTCTCGGAGCTCAACCCCGCGGCGTCGACCACCATCACTCCGAACCAAGGCCACGACCTCGGCGTGCTGTGGGACACTTCGGGCGCCCGCGACTTGCAGCTCGTCTTCAGCCTGCTCGGCGAGGCCACGCCTCGGACCGGGGCGGTGATCTTCGGCGATCTGCCGGAACTCAGCGACGGCCTGTGGGGCGATTACAACGGCAACGGCGTGGTCGACGCCGCCGACTTCACCGTGTGGCGTGACCACCTGAACGACCCCGACGAGAGCGCCCTCAACGGCAACGGCAACGGCGGCGGGGTCGACATGAGCGACTACGACTTCTGGGTCAGCCACTTCGGCGAAACCAATCTCCTGCCCGCCTCTCTCTCGCATTCCGCCTCGGTCCCCGAGCCGACCGGCTTGACCCTCTTGGCGTTGGCGCTGGGAGCGAGCGGTCTGTCGCGACGCCAACCTCGGGGCCGGCCCCGCAGGGAGGAGAAATGA